Proteins co-encoded in one Fusarium fujikuroi IMI 58289 draft genome, chromosome FFUJ_chr06 genomic window:
- a CDS encoding related to alcohol dehydrogenase, which translates to MSLPKTTKGWAVVGQGSFDNLKFDTQQPLPELSDNEVLVKFHAASLNFRDIMIAQGTYPFDVKPNIIPGSDGAGEVVAVGKKVTRFQEGSKVMTLFMQTYFGGPLTPMALGSAVGGSIDGTLREYGVFNENGLVDMPRNLSYLEAATLPCSALTAWNALYGLKAVLPGDWVLTQGTGGVSISALQFAKAAGARVVATTSSAAKAQKLKDLGADHVINYKELPNWGEEAKRLTEGGVDHVLEVGGAHTITESLKAVNLGGAVTIIGWIAGPGETGPSFPQILSSMAVVRGIVVGSRDQFEAMVRAIEASDIKPVLDQQVFKLEELKDAYQYLVDQKHFSKVVIKIE; encoded by the exons atgtctctgCCAAAAACTACAAAGGGCTGGGCTGTCGTCGGCCAGGGCAGCTTTGACAACCTCAAGTTCGACACCCAACAGCCTCTCCCTGAGCTTTCTGACAATGAAGTTCTGGTCAAGTTCCATGCAGCGTCTCTCAACTTCCGCGATATCATGATTGCCCAG GGCACTTATCCTTTTGATGTCAAGCCAAACATAATTCCAGGCTCTGATGGCGCCGGAGAAGTCGTGGCAGTTGGGAAGAAGGTCACCCGCTTTCAGGAAGGTTCCAAGGTCATGACTTTGTTTATGCAAACGTACTTTGGTGGACCGCTGACCCCAATGGCCTTGGGATCGGCGGTAGGTGGCTCTATTGATGGCACTCTGCGGGAGTACGGTGTCTTTAACGAGAATGGACTTGTGGATATGCCAAGGAACCTCAGCTATCTTGAGGCTGCAACCCTGCCCTGCAGCGCCCTCACGGCGTGGAATGCTCTCTACGGGCTGAAGGCAGTTCTTCCTGGCGACTGGGTCTTGACCCAGGGTACTGGTGGTGTCAGCATTTCTGCTCTGCAGTTCGCAAAGGCTGCGGGTGCTCGAGTTGTGGCCACAACGTCTTCGGCAGCCAAGGctcagaagctgaaggacCTTGGAGCTGATCACGTCATCAACTACAAGGAGCTTCCGAACTGGGGGGAGGAGGCCAAGAGGCTCACTGAAGGCGGTGTTGATCATGTCCTCGAAGTTGGGGGCGCGCACACTATCACGGAAAGCCTCAAAGCTGTGAATCTCGGCGGGGCTGTTACCATCATTGGTTGGATTGCTGGGCCGGGTGAGACTGGACCGAGCTTCCCTCAGATCCTGTCCAGCATGGCTGTTGTCAGGGGAATCGTTGTTGGGAGCCGAGATCAATTCGAAGCAATG GTTCGCGCAATTGAGGCTTCCGATATCAAACCCGTTCTCGACCAGCAGGTCTTCAAGCTCGAGGAGCTCAAAGA TGCTTACCAGTATCTGGTGGACCAGAAGCATTTTAGCAAAGTTGTTATTAAGATTGAGTAG
- a CDS encoding related to 3-oxoacyl-[acyl-carrier-protein] reductase: protein MSYNQFPNRRRVIQACVNCRMRKTRCDAAQPRCGLCASQNVDCVYRDAKQPKIDYNTQVLLERMQLLEDRIISSNSASQTQRAPPEASPMSHHDPQPDSVTEGREPVFEVQIPLSHTANANHVFSWSLVQTLLTENGTDEQDLLGYADATEVFFQGQQNSKHPSTTLQPLTSWKLYDSSYFNSCPGDGVARLQDLIHLYFTKVNIFFPLLLKSDILNIFESITAREVYGDEETPLVNMPQYGLLLVVLCLALLSSSGQSDISIKNKHFSNSSNNPEDQLRSELWSKARLILGYISTDMSLEAAQASMLASIYMGATGAVAEAFHWAHATAVKCETMARLQTKNESISDGFRRLYWISFIYECDFISEISIVSPSGIARYEDKIPYPAFTAESHPISPSAPESSEATSIRSQEELVAFQITTNSAIRRFLNTVNSVVYDDKEQFRTRRSNYASWLLRISEDLWSHHSAIYRNLPEFLLSSPSQDIPMTGADTSSPASLQSPTARIQGIPVGNNSWNILRLKGRYYAGQYIIHRPFIEFIVLNIDNFESHPCKDAVLRRSKSCLDGCTGFIKVFDVQTDLYYDYHPDGGDHLSTVQGSIA, encoded by the exons ATGTCATACAATCAATTTCCCAACCGAAGACGAGTGATACAAGCATGCGTGAATTGCCGTATGCGCAAGACGCGCTGTGACGCTGCTCAGCCAAGATGCGGCCTCTGCGCTTCACAGAATGTCGATTGCGTCTACCGAGATGCGAAACAGCCAAAGATTGACTACAACACTCAAGTCCTCCTGGAACGGATGCAACTTCTAGAAGATCGTATTATTTCATCGAATTCGGCATCACAGACCCAGAGAGCTCCGCCGGAAGCTTCACCTATGAGCCATCATGATCCACAGCCTGACTCGGTCACTGAGGGCCGGGAGCCTGTGTTTGAAGTTCAAATACCTCTTTCGCATACGGCCAATGCAAATCATGTTTTCTCGTGGAGCCTGGTACAGACACTTCTCACGGAGAATGGCACAGATGAACAGGACTTGCTGGGCTATGCGGATGCAACTGAAGTCTTTTTCCAAGGGCAGCAGAACAGTAAGCATCCATCTACAACGTTGCAGCCTCTTACTTCGTGGAAGCTTTACGATAGCTCATACTTTAACTCATGCCCTGGCGATGGTGTTGCACGACTGCAAGACTTGATTCACCTCTATTTTACAAAAGTTAACATTTTCTTCCCCCTGTTATTGAAGAGCGATATCCTAAATATCTTCGAGAGTATAACAGCGAGAGAGGTTtatggagatgaagagacaCCATTGGTCAATATGCCGCAATATGGTCTGCTTCTCGTGGTTCTCTGCCTGGCACTATTGAGTTCGAGTGGGCAATCTGACATATCAATCAAAAACAAGCATTTTTCAAACAGCTCGAACAATCCTGAGGATCAGTTGAGAAGCGAACTATGGAGCAAGGCGAGGTTGATACTGGGTTACATCTCCACTGATATGTCATTAGAAGCTGCTCAGGCGAGTATGCTCGCAAG CATCTACATGGGTGCGACGGGTGCAGTAGCAGAGGCATTTCACTGGGCGCACGCAACGGCCGTCAAGTGCGAGACCATGGCCCGATTGCAAACTAAGAACGAGAGTATCTCCGACGGCTTCCGTCGCTTGTACTGGATATCCTTCATATACGAATGTGACTTCATATCAGAGATATCCATTGTGTCACCATCTGGTATAGCGAGATATGAAGACAAAATCCCATACCCGGCCTTTACTGCTGAAAGCCACCCTATCTCGCCATCTGCACCAGAGTCATCAGAAGCAACCTCGATAAGGAGCCAGGAAGAGCTCGTCGCGTTCCAGATAACCACAAACTCAGCCATCAGACGCTTTCTCAACACTGTCAATAGTGTTGTTTACGATGACAAGGAGCAGTTCCGGACAAGGAGATCAAACTACGCATCTTGGCTGCTCAGAATATCGGAAGATCTCTGGTCACATCACTCTGCCATTTATCGCAATCTCCCTGAGTTCCTCTTGAGCAGTCCATCCCAAGACATTCCAATGACGGGTGCCGACACAAGCTCTCCTGCGAGTCTGCAGTCACCAACGGCGCGTATCCAGGGCATTCCAGTCGGTAATAATTCATGGAACATCTTGAGACTCAAGGGGAGATACTACGCAGGCCAATACATTATACACAGGCCTTTCATCGAATTTATTGttctcaacatcgacaaCTTCGAATCGCATCCTTGCAAAGATGCAGTCCTGAGACGATCCAAGTCTTGTTTGGATGGATGCACGGGGTTTATCAAGGTATTTGATGTCCAGACG gACCTTTACTATGACTATCATCCTGATGGTGGCGACCATCTTTCCACTGTTCAAGGATCTATTGCCTGA
- a CDS encoding related to endoglucanase C, which translates to MTTGILKTHCDRIVDANGDTVLLRGTALGGWMLMENFMNGFPGREHQIRAALLKVLGQEKHDFFFDKFLEYFFGEKDAEFLASLNFNCLRLCLNYRHFEDDMNPFVIKEEGFKHVDRVINLCAKYGIYTILDLHALPGGQNQDWHCDNPTGYAAFWDHKHFQDRAINLWEHIARRYKGNPWVAGYNPMNEPADSEWTRLLAFYDRIVPAIRNIDPDHILFLEGNTFSMDFTGFDRVWDNSVYAIHDYCGFGFPNRIGRFQGTKEQESYIRRMYDRKVEFMKKHNVPIWNGEFGPIYERKEYNPDWEVQNQERYDMLDRQMAIYTSESIAWSIWAYKDVNVMGMTHVSPDSAWLKLLGPIIKKKRDLAVDSWAYDDAHLQDGLFGPLHQWFEDNVPAQYSKKYPWQWRMHMHVFRGIRGITMAEYMIPEWADYFKDKSFEELDELAASWKYENCMQREQLNELLKTYAPMKAGDKRLEGKVIESEGTASDVASKEASVSGVGIFELSPEEKLKAELKKQQQPQAHPVPVAA; encoded by the exons ATGACTACCGGAATCCTAAAGACACATTGCGATCGCATTGTCGACGCGAACGGCGATACAGTACTCTTGCGCGGT ACGGCCCTCGGCGGCTGGATGCTTATGGAGAACTTCATGAATGGCTTCCCCGGACGAGAGCATCAGATACGAGCAGCGCTCCTCAAGgttcttggccaagagaagcacgacttcttcttcgacaagtTCCTCGAGTATTTCTTTGGTGAAAAGGATGCTGAATTCCTTGCCTCCTTGAACTTCAACTGCCTGCGATTATGTCTCAACTACAGACACTTTGAAGATGACATGAACCCATTCGTTATCAAGGAAGAGGGTTTCAAGCATGTCGACCGAGTCATCAATCTT TGCGCCAAATATGGTATCTACACTATCCTCGACCTTCATGCCCTGCCTGGTGGACAGAACCAGGATTGGCACTGCGACAACCCGACCGGATACGCCGCATTCTGGGACCACAAACACTTCCAAGACCGAGCGATCAACCTGTGGGAACATATTGCTAGAAGATACAAGGGCAATCCATGGGTTGCCGGTTACAACCCCATGAACGAGCCTGCTGACTCTGAGTGGACTCGTTTGTTGGCATTCTACGACCGTATTGTGCCAGCAATTAGGAACATTGATCCTGACCATATCCTGTTCTTAGAGGGCAACAC ATTCAGCATGGACTTCACAGGCTTTGACAGAGTATGGGACAACTCAGTATACGCCATTCATGATTATTGCGGCTTTGGGTTCCCAAACCGTATCGGTCGATTCCAAGGAACAAAAGAACAGGAGAGCTACATTCGTAGAATGTACGATCGCAAGGTGGAGTTTATGAAGAAACACAACGTGCCAATCTGGAATG GTGAATTCGGTCCCATATACGAACGAAAGGAGTACAACCCAGATTGGGAAGTCCAGAACCAAGAGCGATACGATATGCTGGATCGACAGATGGCTATCTACACATCGGAGAGTATTG CGTGGTCGATCTGGGCATACAAAGACGTCAACGTCATGGGCATGACCCATGTCTCCCCAGACTCTGCCTggctcaagcttctcggacccatcatcaagaagaaacGAGATCTCGCCGTCGACTCATGGGCTTATGACGATGCGCATCTCCAAGACGGCCTCTTCGGTCCACTACACCAGTGGTTCGAGGATAACGTCCCTGCACAATACTCCAAGAAGTATCCCTGGCAATGGCGCATGCACATGCACGTCTTCCGCGGCATCCGAGGAATCACCATGGCCGAGTACATGATCCCCGAGTGGGCGGATTacttcaaggacaagagcTTTGAAGAACTGGACGAACTCGCTGCAAGCTGGAAGTATGAGAATTGCATGCAGAGGGAGCAGTtgaatgagcttctcaagacatATGCCCCCATGAAGGCTGGTGATAAGAGGCTGGAAGGAAAGGTTATTGAGTCGGAAGGTACTGCAAGTGACGTGGCCTCTAAAGAAGCATCTGTCTCTGGTGTTGGTATCTTTGAGCTGTCGCCGGAGGAGAAGCTGAAAgctgagctcaagaaacaacaacaaccgcAAGCCCATCCTGTACCTGTTGCAGCATAG
- a CDS encoding related to hexose transporter protein, whose product MNFLRNRLPAPKQDLLAKQARQQGTNDAAYKPSRISELSNESPSWYKSAARRHLYFLLFPACVVSYATSGYDGSMMNSLQTVSYWDDFFDNPRGSQLGLMSAIMSLGSICSTPIAPFVADKYGRRWGITTGSIIMIAGAILQCESTNFAMFVVSRFILGFGLSFATTASPSMVSELSHPKDRVTITAICNTCWFLGSIAAAWITYGTRVIPSTWSWRIPSLLQMAPSLIQLSTVWFLPESPRWLISNDRSEEALEALTKYHGEGVKTELVELEYEEIRAAIEQEKLSGQTTWKSMVSTKGNRYRMFLVICMGLMSQWSGNGLISYYLSRVMDTVGITNKKTQALVNGLINIWNWALALTSACFVDRVGRRPLFRISTLGMLLVFTGWTIASERFAATEAKSAGVAVMALIFVYEIFYCMAFSPLPVAYSVEVLPYSIRAKGMGVYVLATKCAVFVNQYVNPVGLDSIGWRYYLVYVAVLLVESFIAYGWFLETKGKALEEIAVIFDGEAADVTVDEPTKSKVFSAEMPTTLEQENVDRKV is encoded by the exons ATGAACTTTCTTCGAAATCGTCTTCCGGCCCCAAAGCAGGACTTGCTCGCCAAGCAAGCCCGCCAGCAGGGCACCAACGATGCAGCCTACAAGCCCTCGCGCATATCTGAGCTCTCCAACGAGTCTCCAAGCTGGTACAAGTCAGCTGCGCGGAGACATCTTTACTTCCTGCTCTTCCCAGCATGTGTTGTGTCATACGCAACCTCGGGGTATGATGGAAGTATGATGAACTCCCTGCAGACTGTCTCGTACTGGGATGACTTCTTCGATAACCCACGCGGTTCTCAGCTTGGCCTCATGAGCGCGATCATGTCGCTTGGCAGCATCTGCTCCACGCCTATTGCGCCCTTTGTTGCTGATAAATATGGCAGACGATGGGGTATCACTACAggaagcatcatcatgattgCTGGTGCCATTCTGCAGTGCGAGAGTACCAACTTTGCCATGTTTGTTGTAAGCCGCTTCATTCTGGGCTTTGGACTGTCTTTTGCTACGACTGCGTCTCCTAGCATGGTTAGTGAGTTGTCTCATCCGAAAGATCGAGTCACCATTACAGCTATCTGCAACACCTG TTGGTTTCTGGGCTCTATTGCAGCTGCTTGGATCACCTACGGCACCCGAGTAATCCCCAGCACGTGGTCGTGGAGAATCCCCTCCCTGCTTCAGATGGCACCCAGTCTCATCCAGCTATCGACTGTCTGGTTCCTCCCCGAATCCCCACGATGGCTTATCTCGAACGATCGCAGTGAAGAGGCCCTCGAAGCTCTCACAAAGTACCACGGAGAAGGTGTCAAGACCGAACTAGTAGAGCTAGAATACGAAGAAATTCGAGCCGCAATTGAGCAAGAAAAGT TATCTGGTCAGACCACTTGGAAGTCTATGGTTAGCACCAAGGGCAACCGCTACAGGATGTTCCTCGTTATTTGCATGGGTCTAATGTCGCAATGGTCTGGGAATGGATTGATCTCTTACT ATCTCTCCCGAGTCATGGACACCGTCGGCATCACGAACAAAAAGACACAAGCCCTGGTCAACGGTCTTATCAATATTTGGAACTGGGCCCTCGCTCTCACCAGCGCCTGCTTCGTGGATCGCGTCGGCCGCCGTCCTCTTTTCCGAATCTCTACACTTGGCATGTTGCTAGTCTTTACAGGATGGACCATCGCATCGGAACGCTTTGCCGCCACTGAAGCCAAGTCTGCTGGTGTCGCGGTGATGGCACTCATTTTTGTATACGAGATCTTCTACTGCATGGCTTTCTCGCCCCTTCCAGTAGCATACTCGGTCGAGGTTCTTCCATATTCTATCCGCGCCAAGGGAATGGGCGTGTATGTTCTCGCGACGAAATGCGCTGTCTTCGTCAATCAGTATGTCAATCCTGTTGGACTGGATAGCATTGGATGGCGGTACTATCTCGTTTACGTGGCtgtccttcttgtcgagaGTTTCATTGCCTACGGTTGGTTCCTTGAAACTAAGGGTAAAGCCTTGGAGGAGATTGCTGTTATCTTTGATGGAGAGGCTGCAGATGTCACCGTTGACGAGCCTACCAAGTCCAAAGTTTTTAGCGCCGAGATGCCAACGACTCTGGAACAGGAGAATGTCGACCGCAAGGTCTAA
- a CDS encoding related to MIS1-C1-tetrahydrofolate synthase precursor, mitochondrial: MEAIELLTLPLAYQNGSARLLTGDLVVRDIEHWCHRKAHRGGIEPVMAVVFFNTGPDAVDYVKIKAHVAARAGVDYWVYEMPADTSTIEVMNQVKKLNMNPQIHGILIQRPLPQQLNEAKIMGYIDPVKNIEEYDNGQADNIAADALVRLLTRYGLLESAQQAKIQIIGFGNIITKDFIKQMKRQFPYVSASKDFDPSHDTSRDKQEAEEEVQAPRASMIISELHRGPGFIKESMVKPEVSVLVDLGFYVTEKGVIGDVSHALFDRSDLAIAPTPGGVLPILLWIMMERTIKAKQMIAKEDLRGCCCSPM; the protein is encoded by the exons ATGGAAGCCATCGAGTTGCTAACTCTCCCCTTAGCGTACCAGAATGGCTCGGCCCGCCTCCTCACAGGAGACCTGGTCGTACGCGACATTGAGCACTGGTGTCATCGAAAAGCTCACAGAGGTGGCATCGAGCCAGTCATGGCCGTCGTGTTCTTCAACACGGGCCCTGATGCTGTAGACTATGTCAAGATAAAGGCTCATGTTGCTGCGCGG GCTGGTGTTGACTACTGGGTATATGAGATGCCTGCCGACACGTCAACGATAGAGGTCATGAAccaagtcaagaagcttAACATGAACCCCCAGATACACGGCATCCTTATACAGCGCCCCTTGCCCCAGCAGTTAAATGAAGCAAAGATCATGGGGTACATCGATCCTGTCAAGAACATTGAAGAATACGATAATGGTCAGGCGGACAATATTGCCGCAGATGCCCTGGTCCGCTTGTTGACCAGGTATGGACTCCTAGAGTCGGCACAGCAGGCCAAAATCCAGATCATCGGTTTTGGAAATATCATCACGaaagacttcatcaagcagaTGAAGCGCCAGTTCCCCTACGTGAGCGCTTCAAAAGACTTCGACCCATCTCATGACACCAGTAGAGACAAACaggaagctgaggaggaagtccAGGCACCGCGCGCTTCCATGATCATATCAGAACTGCATCGCGGAcctggcttcatcaaggaaTCTATGGTCAAGCCAGAAGTGAGCGTCTTGGTCGATCTTGGCTTCTACGTTACAGAAAAAGGCGTCATCGGCGATGTGAGCCACGCGCTCTTTGACCGGAGTGATCTAGCAATCGCTCCGACACCGGGAGGAGTTCTTCCCATCTTGTTATGGATCATGATGGAACGCACGATTAAGGCTAAGCAGATGATTGCGAAGGAAGATCTGCGAGGGTGTTGTTGTTCACCTATGTGA
- a CDS encoding probable alkaline protease (oryzin), which translates to MQSTDIEKDTLFNHATRYLHATNDNPPQCHSNAADGSGAYISHMLDSLAELFTEQNSSQGQQITTNWAMAPRLQELLGGTTRGVAEDCTMILVKVVNKLGVNKIGWLCQAILRAPDHSIAKDIVDKIVMNISLGGEYTTVINTAVKKATNSGITLVVSAGNSGVSAVIYSPASAVTAITVAANSPDNRRAPFSNYGPCVNIFAPGVGITSTLISVKQESRRYSGTSSATAGLERLQGREEASSIRREFERSNKRFSLEQQSP; encoded by the exons ATG CAATCTACAGATATCGAAAAAGATACTTTGTTCAATCATGCGACCCGCTACCTCCATGCTACAAATGATAATCCACCCCAATGTCACTCCAATGCAGCCGACGGATCCGGCGCATAT ATTTCTCACATGCTGGATTCTCTGGCAGAGCTCTTCACGGAGCAAAATTCGTCCCAGGGCCAGCAAATTACGACGAACTGGGCCATGGCACCCAGATTGCAGGAGTTATTGGGAGGGACTACGCGTGGTGTGGCCGAAGATTGCACCATGATTTTGGTCAAGGTAGTGAATAAATTGGGAGTAAACAAAATCGGGTGGCTCTGCCAAGCCATACTGCGGGCTCCTGATCATTCTATTGCAAAGGACattgttgacaagatcgtcaTGAACATATCTCTAGGAGGGGAATACACTACTGTTATCAACACCGCCGTAAAGAAAGCTACCAATTCTGGCATCACATTGGTTGTTTCAGCAGGTAACAGCGGGGTTTCCGCTGTTATCTACTCCCCTGCCTCGGCCGTCACCGCCATCACAGTCGCTGCGAATAGCCCCGATAATCGCCGCGCTCCCTTTTCCAACTACGGGCCCTGCGTTAACATATTCGCTCCAGGTGTCGGCATTACTAGTACCTTGATCTCGGTTAAGCAGGAGAGTAGGCGTTATTCTGGCACGAGCTCGGCAACTGC AGGACTTGAGAGGCTACAGGGCCGTGAGGAAGCGAGTTCTATACGCCGCGAGTTTGAACGGAGTAATAAAAGATTCTCGTTGGAGCAGCAATCGCCTTGA
- a CDS encoding related to pirin, with product MPELRAISKVFTALEQSEGAGARVRRSIGSRQQRNFSPFLMLDYMNGGNGAGFPDHPHRGQETVTYILKGAVEHEDCAGNRGILNAGDLQFMTAGRGIMHSEQPVPSPDGSQGAGLQLWVDLPKHLKMCEPRYRDVRAKEIPLVHLDNGKVLVKVISGKVGNVDSVKDLSYTPVWYLDVEIQPGGTLVQPLPKDWNAFSFVFEGSADFESPSGALTRVDQHGTVLYKPGGDAVSIQVAENQDFSGRLLLIAGQILDQPIVQHGPFVSTSADGIRQAFEDFYEGKNGFERAKGWQSENTKRRLSI from the coding sequence ATGCCGGAACTGAGAGCGATAAGTAAAGTCTTCACCGCGCTTGAACAGTCTGAAGGCGCTGGAGCTAGAGTACGACGCTCCATCGGTAGCCGACAACAGCGCAACTTCTCACCATTCCTTATGCTTGACTACATGAATGGGGGCAACGGTGCAGGATTCCCCGATCACCCCCACCGAGGACAAGAGACAGTGACCTACATCCTCAAGGGCGCTGTTGAGCACGAGGACTGTGCTGGTAACAGGGGTATTCTGAATGCTGGAGACTTGCAGTTCATGACTGCGGGCAGAGGCATTATGCATTCCGAACAGCCCGTTCCGAGCCCTGATGGAAGCCAAGGTGCTGGGTTACAGTTGTGGGTCGACCTCCCAAAGCATCTCAAGATGTGTGAGCCCAGATATCGGGATGTGAGAGCCAAAGAGATCCCGCTCGTGCATCTAGACAATGGCAAGGTTCTTGTCAAGGTTATATCAGGCAAGGTCGGCAACGTCGATAGCGTCAAAGACTTGTCATATACCCCTGTGTGGTATTTAGATGTTGAGATTCAACCAGGTGGCACGCTGGTTCAACCCCTACCTAAGGATTGGAATGCATTCTCTTTTGTATTTGAAGGTTCTGCGGATTTCGAATCCCCAAGCGGAGCCTTGACGAGGGTGGATCAGCATGGGACGGTGTTATATAAACCAGGAGGAGATGCCGTTTCTATCCAGGTTGCTGAGAACCAAGATTTCAGCGGTCGCCTTCTCTTAATCGCCGGTCAGATTCTTGACCAACCGATCGTTCAGCATGGACCCTTTGTATCAACTAGTGCTGATGGTATTCGCCAGGCTTTTGAAGACTTCTACGAGGGTAAAAATGGATTTGAGAGGGCAAAGGGATGGCAGAGTGAAAATACGAAGCGCAGATTGAGTATATAG
- a CDS encoding probable G protein alpha chain — MDCDKESNHVNISGIDEDSLKHPKPDTSRGAGSRRTRAESKPARWWEGLCPLFSKTMQSLEPPSAREEDCLSLPSYPAEAKARTRAIDQYLAAEFQRSKRQLKIILFGDEHEKSLFLKQARLLEVPLSNEDRADVRAEARRFVASICRECLHIVDEHACKPEWINAHPVLGRVKEIVSSEEPEDEETVESMVNLYCDAELRLALMQFGHNFNDIERRFLNSRYPHILTCPCTANGNLSKLLKRIFAPEYVPTEHDWFHFDQRRSGRVAQEALIHRDSHTLQLLQITDRSTQRRKWIHVLVDDAACLLFICNLAIYDQTLLEDETINRLHEDLILFSSLANSRWFAQTPFLVILSNISAFRNKILQSPLSKWFPQFEGGSDGDAALDFIGDRFRELAKADQNMYIHATDIDSAEGVIAAIETMEYRSLGKVFEEIHMPPAKHKD, encoded by the coding sequence ATGGACTGCGATAAGGAGAGTAACCACGTTAATATCTCCGGTATTGATGAAGACAGTCTCAAACATCCAAAGCCAGATACCAGTCGAGGAGCCGGAAGCCGTCGTACCCGGGCCGAGAGCAAGCCTGCACGTTGGTGGGAGGGTCTTTGCCCATTATTCTCGAAAACAATGCAATCTCTAGAGCCACCAAGTGCGAGAGAAGAGGACTGTCTATCCTTGCCCAGCTATCCTGCAGAAGCGAAAGCGCGGACGCGTGCTATTGACCAATACCTCGCTGCTGAGTTCCAGCGGAGCAAACGGCAATTAAAAATCATCCTTTTCGGCGATGAGCATGAGAAAAGTCTTTTTCTGAAACAAGCCCGCCTTCTTGAGGTTCCGCTTTCCAATGAAGACCGTGCAGATGTTCGGGCCGAAGCGAGGCGCTTTGTCGCATCGATATGCCGGGAATGCTTGCATATTGTCGATGAACATGCCTGCAAGCCAGAATGGATCAATGCTCATCCAGTTCTGGGGCGTGTCAAGGAGATTGTGTCGAGCGAAGAGcccgaagatgaggagacgGTCGAAAGCATGGTGAACCTGTATTGCGACGCAGAATTGCGGCTCGCGCTCATGCAGTTTGGTCATAACTTTAACGATATCGAGCGACGATTCTTGAACAGCCGCTATCCGCATATTCTCACCTGCCCCTGCACCGCAAATGGCAATCTGAGCAAGCTCTTGAAGCGAATCTTTGCGCCAGAGTACGTCCCTACAGAGCATGACTGGTTTCACTTTGACCAGCGCCGTTCGGGGCGAGTGGCCCAGGAGGCTCTCATCCATCGAGACAGCCACACGCTGCAGCTTTTACAAATCACGGATCGGTCAACGCAGAGACGAAAATGGATTCATGTTTTGGTCGATGACGCGGCCTGCCTTCTTTTTATTTGTAACCTAGCCATCTACGACCAGACTCTGCTAGAAGACGAGACTATAAACAGACTCCACGAAGATCTCATCCTCTTTAGCTCGCTGGCCAACTCAAGATGGTTCGCCCAAACGCCATTCCTTGTCATTTTGTCAAATATTTCGGCATTTAGGAACAAGATTCTGCAGTCGCCGCTGTCCAAATGGTTCCCCCAATTTGAGGGAGGCAGTGACGGAGATGCGGCGCTCGATTTTATTGGAGACCGGTTCCGGGAACTCGCGAAAGCTGACCAGAATATGTATATACACGCTACAGATATTGATAGCGCTGAGGGCGTGATAGCTGCTATTGAGACTATGGAGTATAGGTCGCTCGGTAAAGTCTTCGAGGAGATTCATATGCCTCCTGCCAAGCATAAAGACTAA